From the Plodia interpunctella isolate USDA-ARS_2022_Savannah chromosome 5, ilPloInte3.2, whole genome shotgun sequence genome, one window contains:
- the Pdzd8 gene encoding PDZ domain-containing protein 8 isoform X1 gives MPDWTWLLMAALLGAASALVLPLALLFYFVRPFEKKTTVEDQSFLPVTLPPEILNELTRGAGCTPEGALNAMLQFIFQQSTADTRWLRRRMATELAELLAKTSSGKIFESLTLRSLEVGTEFPTITNIRLLNGEMEDDGARLRSLDLNFDIAYDGNFRIDVDAVMLLGKIANISITVESISGNVRVMFRRTPYTHWALAFESQPKLELRVRGRFQGRQLKPRLASLVAAHIRRAVAQRHTLPNYKIRYKPFFPKSEPGSAETEDGPTPQGRLTVRLVEVTRLQWSGGNGTVRAALAVDSHGWVSLRRGVLVLDIVLAAVSGPLGLVCCQGVGIVLVDTVVPMSPAYRADLRRDDVVLAIDNKPVNNVAQVGKLLKCVERRSVTVRVRRGGTICGGVRREEGLTVGAGAGDTKRGMRTNFTFRRVSEVMEGVRLQGMRATTSKANMQESDSPSRTSETQNEIESQPKQKAEPVRQLSKGPEPGPGNFGLRKRRCSVENKSSDSSAGSTPPASGASTPLRQANVVNKTVKHPDIPIIRTDSSECKVTEKVEALDEEDQLFETGGPRQSEHVEICQMFWTKSILLKPIIPFDEETEFKLNENHKYLNINIWATVPGEKDEILLGYLNIPLAALLAECQDSTVPHHMKRYQFLPPDVDIKFSKSHKLSSHPGFEPCLCFGDALVWWEWEGAGSSRSTSRPSKEPSALKPPKPTRAAHDFVRTHFHRSTQCDFCNKKIWLKDAMQCRNCGLCCHKKCVAKCQESSACIPKQDQDTSGLNCPPPELIMTEADAVDPDSEDEPERKDSLDVHEEGGGTMSALVAGLRRAGSAHSLSAPKTCASSRSLPPSPSHTPRKQSLEPVGNPFGGCGATWLQRGDVSALLQPALRSALPPDALLAAARDCAPELAARLTAQQIHEMLQAVREELSADDAGAGGEEEGESRACALTALMLHCCAAAQMAQQRADAAPT, from the exons ATGCCGGACTGGACGTGGCTGCTGATGGCGGCTCTGCTCGGCGCGGCGTCTGCTCTGGTCTTGCCGCTAGCTTTGTTGTTCTACTTCGTGAGACCATTCGAAAAGAAGACGACGGTGGAAGATCAGAGCTTCTTGCCAGTTACGCTGCCACCG GAGATTTTGAACGAACTAACACGAGGAGCCGGCTGCACGCCAGAGGGCGCCCTCAACGCGATGCTGCAGTTCATATTCCAACAAAGTACTGCAGACACCCGCTGGCTTCGGAGAAGGATGGCTACGGAACTAGCCGAGCTGCTGGCCAAGACTTCATCGGGAAAGATCTTCGAATCTCTAACG CTCCGTTCCTTGGAAGTAGGCACGGAGTTCCCCACCATCACCAACATCAGACTCCTCAACGGCGAGATGGAAGACGACGGCGCCAGACTGCGGTCACTCGACCTGAACTTCGATATAGCATACGATGGCAACTTCAGGATTGACGTCGATGCCGTCATGCTGCTAGGGAAGATCGCTAATATATCTATCACtg TGGAAAGCATCAGCGGGAACGTACGCGTGATGTTTCGGCGCACGCCGTACACTCACTGGGCGCTCGCATTCGAGAGCCAGCCCAAGCTGGAGCTGAGGGTCCGCGGACGCTTCCAGGGCAGGCAGCTGAAGCCCAGGCTGGCGTCACTGGTGGCTGCCCATATCAGGCGGGCAGTCGCACAGAGGCACACCCTAccgaattataaaataag ATACAAGCCATTCTTCCCGAAATCAGAGCCAGGTAGTGCTGAGACGGAAGACGGACCGACTCCTCAAGGTCGTCTGACAGTCAGGCTGGTGGAAGTGACACGTCTGCAGTGGTCGGGAGGGAATGGCACTGTTCGAGCTGCCTTGGCTGTGGACTCGCATGGATGG GTATCTCTTCGTCGTGGTGTCCTAGTCCTAGACATAGTATTGGCAGCAGTATCAGGGCCACTCGGACTGGTCTGCTGTCAAGGAGTGGGAATAGTTCTGGTAGATACAGTGGTACCGATGTCTCCCGCTTATAGAGCTGATCTTAGAAGAGACGACGTTGTACTAGCTATTGATAACAAACCAGTGAATAATGTAGCTCAG GTAGGAAAGCTGCTGAAATGTGTTGAACGTCGATCAGTAACAGTACGAGTACGACGTGGCGGCACCATTTGTGGGGGAGTCAGGAGAGAAGAGGGACTGACTgtgggggcgggggcgggggacACCAAGCGTGGGATGAGGACCAATTTTACCTTCAGAAGAGTATCAGAGGTCATGGAGGGAGTAAGGCTTCAGGGCATGCGAGCTACTACATCTAAAGCCAATATGCAA GAATCAGATTCCCCTTCAAGAACTTCAGAAACACAGAACGAGATTGAATCTCAACCAAAACAAAAGGCAGAACCCGTTCGACAACTCTCCAAGGGTCCCGAGCCTGGACCTGGGAACTTTGGCTTGAGAAAACGCAGATGTTCAGTAGAAAACAAGTCTTCCGATAGCTCTGCTGGTAGCACACCACCTGCTTCTGGCGCAAGCACACCTCTCAGACAAGCTAATGTAGTGAACAAAACTGTTAAACATCCAGATATCCCCATAATAAGGACTGACTCTTCAGAATGCAAGGTAACAGAAAAAGTGGAAGCCTTAGACGAAGAAGACCAGCTGTTTGAAACTGGAGGCCCGAGACAGAGCGAACATGTAGAAATATGTCAAATGTTTTGGACTAAGAGTATACTCTTAAAACCAATAATACCATTTGACGAAGAAACCGAATTTAAACTGAATGAGAATCATAagtatttaaacataaatatttgggCTACCGTACCTGGAGAGAAGGATGAAATATTGCtaggttatttaaatatacctttAGCAGCTCTTTTAGCTGAATGCCAAGATTCAACTGTACCACATCATATGAAAAGATATCAATTTTTGCCACCTGATgttgatattaaatttag CAAAAGCCACAAACTATCGTCGCACCCAGGCTTCGAGCCGTGCCTCTGCTTCGGCGACGCGCTGGTGTGGTGGGAGTGGGAGGGCGCGGGCAGCAGCCGCTCGACCAGTCGACCCTCCAAGGAGCCCTCGGCCCTTAAACCTCCCAAACCCACCCGCGCCGCGCATGACTTCGTCCGGACGCATTTCCACAGGTCTACGCAGTGCGACTTCTGTAATAAAAAG ATTTGGCTGAAAGACGCAATGCAATGTCGGAACTGCGGCCTCTGCTGTCATAAAAAGTGTGTAGCCAAGTGCCAAGAGTCCTCAGCCTGTATCCCTAAACAGGACcaag ATACATCCGGACTGAATTGTCCTCCACCTGAGCTAATAATGACGGAAGCTGACGCCGTCGACCCTGACTCCGAAGACGAGCCTGAGAGAAAAGACTCTTTGGATGTGCATGAGGAAG GCGGTGGAACGATGAGCGCGCTAGTAGCAGGGCTCCGGCGCGCCGGGTCCGCCCACTCTCTCTCGGCGCCGAAAACCTGCGCCTCCTCGCGCTCCCTGCCGCCCTCACCCAGCCACACACCCAG GAAGCAGTCTCTCGAGCCAGTGGGCAACCCGTTCGGCGGCTGCGGCGCGACGTGGCTGCAGAGGGGCGACGTGAGCGCCTTGTTGCAGCCGGCGCTGAGGAGCGCACTCCCACCGGACGCGCTGCTAGCGGCCGCGCGAGACTGCGCCCCTGAGCTGGCGGCCAGGCTCACAGCGCAACAGATACACGAGATG CTCCAAGCGGTCCGCGAGGAGCTATCAGCGGATGATGCGGGCGCGGGGGGTGAGGAAGAGGGAGAGAGTCGAGCATGCGCACTCACCGCCCTCATGCTGCACTGCTGCGCGGCCGCACAGATGGCGCAGCAACGCGCTGACGCCGCGCCCACTtga
- the Pdzd8 gene encoding PDZ domain-containing protein 8 isoform X2: MPDWTWLLMAALLGAASALVLPLALLFYFVRPFEKKTTVEDQSFLPVTLPPEILNELTRGAGCTPEGALNAMLQFIFQQSTADTRWLRRRMATELAELLAKTSSGKIFESLTLRSLEVGTEFPTITNIRLLNGEMEDDGARLRSLDLNFDIAYDGNFRIDVDAVMLLGKIANISITVESISGNVRVMFRRTPYTHWALAFESQPKLELRVRGRFQGRQLKPRLASLVAAHIRRAVAQRHTLPNYKIRYKPFFPKSEPGSAETEDGPTPQGRLTVRLVEVTRLQWSGGNGTVRAALAVDSHGWVSLRRGVLVLDIVLAAVSGPLGLVCCQGVGIVLVDTVVPMSPAYRADLRRDDVVLAIDNKPVNNVAQVGKLLKCVERRSVTVRVRRGGTICGGVRREEGLTVGAGAGDTKRGMRTNFTFRRVSEVMEGVRLQGMRATTSKANMQESDSPSRTSETQNEIESQPKQKAEPVRQLSKGPEPGPGNFGLRKRRCSVENKSSDSSAGSTPPASGASTPLRQANVVNKTVKHPDIPIIRTDSSECKVTEKVEALDEEDQLFETGGPRQSEHVEICQMFWTKSILLKPIIPFDEETEFKLNENHKYLNINIWATVPGEKDEILLGYLNIPLAALLAECQDSTVPHHMKRYQFLPPDVDIKFSKSHKLSSHPGFEPCLCFGDALVWWEWEGAGSSRSTSRPSKEPSALKPPKPTRAAHDFVRTHFHRSTQCDFCNKKIWLKDAMQCRNCGLCCHKKCVAKCQESSACIPKQDQDTSGLNCPPPELIMTEADAVDPDSEDEPERKDSLDVHEEGGGTMSALVAGLRRAGSAHSLSAPKTCASSRSLPPSPSHTPSSSNAKEAVSRASGQPVRRLRRDVAAEGRRERLVAAGAEERTPTGRAASGRARLRP; the protein is encoded by the exons ATGCCGGACTGGACGTGGCTGCTGATGGCGGCTCTGCTCGGCGCGGCGTCTGCTCTGGTCTTGCCGCTAGCTTTGTTGTTCTACTTCGTGAGACCATTCGAAAAGAAGACGACGGTGGAAGATCAGAGCTTCTTGCCAGTTACGCTGCCACCG GAGATTTTGAACGAACTAACACGAGGAGCCGGCTGCACGCCAGAGGGCGCCCTCAACGCGATGCTGCAGTTCATATTCCAACAAAGTACTGCAGACACCCGCTGGCTTCGGAGAAGGATGGCTACGGAACTAGCCGAGCTGCTGGCCAAGACTTCATCGGGAAAGATCTTCGAATCTCTAACG CTCCGTTCCTTGGAAGTAGGCACGGAGTTCCCCACCATCACCAACATCAGACTCCTCAACGGCGAGATGGAAGACGACGGCGCCAGACTGCGGTCACTCGACCTGAACTTCGATATAGCATACGATGGCAACTTCAGGATTGACGTCGATGCCGTCATGCTGCTAGGGAAGATCGCTAATATATCTATCACtg TGGAAAGCATCAGCGGGAACGTACGCGTGATGTTTCGGCGCACGCCGTACACTCACTGGGCGCTCGCATTCGAGAGCCAGCCCAAGCTGGAGCTGAGGGTCCGCGGACGCTTCCAGGGCAGGCAGCTGAAGCCCAGGCTGGCGTCACTGGTGGCTGCCCATATCAGGCGGGCAGTCGCACAGAGGCACACCCTAccgaattataaaataag ATACAAGCCATTCTTCCCGAAATCAGAGCCAGGTAGTGCTGAGACGGAAGACGGACCGACTCCTCAAGGTCGTCTGACAGTCAGGCTGGTGGAAGTGACACGTCTGCAGTGGTCGGGAGGGAATGGCACTGTTCGAGCTGCCTTGGCTGTGGACTCGCATGGATGG GTATCTCTTCGTCGTGGTGTCCTAGTCCTAGACATAGTATTGGCAGCAGTATCAGGGCCACTCGGACTGGTCTGCTGTCAAGGAGTGGGAATAGTTCTGGTAGATACAGTGGTACCGATGTCTCCCGCTTATAGAGCTGATCTTAGAAGAGACGACGTTGTACTAGCTATTGATAACAAACCAGTGAATAATGTAGCTCAG GTAGGAAAGCTGCTGAAATGTGTTGAACGTCGATCAGTAACAGTACGAGTACGACGTGGCGGCACCATTTGTGGGGGAGTCAGGAGAGAAGAGGGACTGACTgtgggggcgggggcgggggacACCAAGCGTGGGATGAGGACCAATTTTACCTTCAGAAGAGTATCAGAGGTCATGGAGGGAGTAAGGCTTCAGGGCATGCGAGCTACTACATCTAAAGCCAATATGCAA GAATCAGATTCCCCTTCAAGAACTTCAGAAACACAGAACGAGATTGAATCTCAACCAAAACAAAAGGCAGAACCCGTTCGACAACTCTCCAAGGGTCCCGAGCCTGGACCTGGGAACTTTGGCTTGAGAAAACGCAGATGTTCAGTAGAAAACAAGTCTTCCGATAGCTCTGCTGGTAGCACACCACCTGCTTCTGGCGCAAGCACACCTCTCAGACAAGCTAATGTAGTGAACAAAACTGTTAAACATCCAGATATCCCCATAATAAGGACTGACTCTTCAGAATGCAAGGTAACAGAAAAAGTGGAAGCCTTAGACGAAGAAGACCAGCTGTTTGAAACTGGAGGCCCGAGACAGAGCGAACATGTAGAAATATGTCAAATGTTTTGGACTAAGAGTATACTCTTAAAACCAATAATACCATTTGACGAAGAAACCGAATTTAAACTGAATGAGAATCATAagtatttaaacataaatatttgggCTACCGTACCTGGAGAGAAGGATGAAATATTGCtaggttatttaaatatacctttAGCAGCTCTTTTAGCTGAATGCCAAGATTCAACTGTACCACATCATATGAAAAGATATCAATTTTTGCCACCTGATgttgatattaaatttag CAAAAGCCACAAACTATCGTCGCACCCAGGCTTCGAGCCGTGCCTCTGCTTCGGCGACGCGCTGGTGTGGTGGGAGTGGGAGGGCGCGGGCAGCAGCCGCTCGACCAGTCGACCCTCCAAGGAGCCCTCGGCCCTTAAACCTCCCAAACCCACCCGCGCCGCGCATGACTTCGTCCGGACGCATTTCCACAGGTCTACGCAGTGCGACTTCTGTAATAAAAAG ATTTGGCTGAAAGACGCAATGCAATGTCGGAACTGCGGCCTCTGCTGTCATAAAAAGTGTGTAGCCAAGTGCCAAGAGTCCTCAGCCTGTATCCCTAAACAGGACcaag ATACATCCGGACTGAATTGTCCTCCACCTGAGCTAATAATGACGGAAGCTGACGCCGTCGACCCTGACTCCGAAGACGAGCCTGAGAGAAAAGACTCTTTGGATGTGCATGAGGAAG GCGGTGGAACGATGAGCGCGCTAGTAGCAGGGCTCCGGCGCGCCGGGTCCGCCCACTCTCTCTCGGCGCCGAAAACCTGCGCCTCCTCGCGCTCCCTGCCGCCCTCACCCAGCCACACACCCAG TTCTTCTAACGCAAAGGAAGCAGTCTCTCGAGCCAGTGGGCAACCCGTTCGGCGGCTGCGGCGCGACGTGGCTGCAGAGGGGCGACGTGAGCGCCTTGTTGCAGCCGGCGCTGAGGAGCGCACTCCCACCGGACGCGCTGCTAGCGGCCGCGCGAGACTGCGCCCCTGA
- the LOC128670053 gene encoding uncharacterized protein LOC128670053 isoform X1: MCFFGVFLFFLFLLVSATKDDMPGMDDEGILKSSDLETYIVALEKLVAFYTKYSSEIDVNTVFGFFMLKVNLISADKYKRKGVPDSINSRLKVIRQKSMKIVQYYHMMASQPQFNAMPYKQLKKKAYLYNEESLWLSQMKKPEKKLKKPPEVTPQSLVKRFGSYNDYIKQLGRRSSMVPQNNVTDRCINRLADNSIFHGQDGFPRCKLYPECVHGVAKGNNTGYGLVNRLWILLLAKFGRKCGVVNQREDKKIRDKLCASCYHEAWLISLYDFNPIMLLLDQITYCSINGNVEFLRKEWITYILALQTRFGCFSESITYDEMLIPPDFAPASLWKIDKGVMQDHPATGCYHPASSAAATILSAAVKFILEYTFKPK; encoded by the exons ATGTGTTTCTTTGGTGTTTTTTTGTTCTTCCTCTTTTTGTTGGTTTCTGCTACAAAAGATGACATGCCTGGAATGGACGATGAAGGCATCTTGAAGTCATCTGATTTGGAGACGTACATTGTGGCTTTAGAAAAATTGGTTGCGTTTTACACGAAATATTCCAGTGAAATCGATGTGAATACAGTTTTTGGATTCTTCATGTTGAAAg taaaccTCATCAGTGCCGATAAGTATAAACGCAAAGGTGTACCGGACTCTATAAACAGCAGATTGAAAGTCATAAGGCAGAAAAGTATGAAAATTGTGCAATATTACCATATGATGGCGTCTCAGCCGCAGTTTAATGCGATGCCGTATAAACAGCTGAAAAAAA aggCGTATTTGTATAACGAGGAATCTCTGTGGTTGTCTCAAATGAAGAAGCCTGagaagaaattgaaaaaaccTCCCGAAGTAACCCCTCAGAGTCTGGTCAAACGTTTTGGCAGTTACAATGACTACATTAAACAACTTGGCAGAAGAAGCTCAATGGTGccacaaaataatgttacag atagaTGTATAAATAGATTGGCAGATAATTCTATATTCCACGGTCAAGATGGCTTTCCGAGATGTAAATTATACCCAGAGTGTGTCCACGGTGTAGCTAAAGGAAATAATACTGGGTATGGATTGGTCAACAG ATTGTGGATTCTCTTGTTAGCTAAATTCGGAAGAAAATGCGGTGTTGTTAATCAGAGGGAGGATAAAAAAATTCGTGACAAATTATGCGCCTCTTGTTATCACGAAGCCTGGCTTATCAGCTTGTATGATTTTAATCcaataatgttattgttggATCAAA TAACCTACTGCAGCATAAATGGAAACGTGGAATTTTTGCGCAAAGAGTGGATCACATATATACTTGCATTGCAAACCCGTTTCGGCTGTTTTTCCGAATCAATTACTTACGATGAAATGCTCATTCCACCGGACTTTGCGCCCGCGTCGCTGTGGAAGATAGATAAGGGAGTCATGCAGGACCACCCGGCGACAGGGTGCTACCACCCGGCGTCGTCGGCAGCAGCCACTATATTATCTGCAGCCGTCAAATTTATTCTAGAATATACTTTCAAACCTAAGTAG
- the LOC128670053 gene encoding uncharacterized protein LOC128670053 isoform X2 yields MCFFGVFLFFLFLLVSATKDDMPGMDDEGILKSSDLETYIVALEKLVAFYTKYSSEIDVNTVFGFFMLKVNLISADKYKRKGVPDSINSRLKVIRQKSMKIVQYYHMMASQPQFNAMPYKQLKKNRCINRLADNSIFHGQDGFPRCKLYPECVHGVAKGNNTGYGLVNRLWILLLAKFGRKCGVVNQREDKKIRDKLCASCYHEAWLISLYDFNPIMLLLDQITYCSINGNVEFLRKEWITYILALQTRFGCFSESITYDEMLIPPDFAPASLWKIDKGVMQDHPATGCYHPASSAAATILSAAVKFILEYTFKPK; encoded by the exons ATGTGTTTCTTTGGTGTTTTTTTGTTCTTCCTCTTTTTGTTGGTTTCTGCTACAAAAGATGACATGCCTGGAATGGACGATGAAGGCATCTTGAAGTCATCTGATTTGGAGACGTACATTGTGGCTTTAGAAAAATTGGTTGCGTTTTACACGAAATATTCCAGTGAAATCGATGTGAATACAGTTTTTGGATTCTTCATGTTGAAAg taaaccTCATCAGTGCCGATAAGTATAAACGCAAAGGTGTACCGGACTCTATAAACAGCAGATTGAAAGTCATAAGGCAGAAAAGTATGAAAATTGTGCAATATTACCATATGATGGCGTCTCAGCCGCAGTTTAATGCGATGCCGTATAAACAGCTGAAAAAAA atagaTGTATAAATAGATTGGCAGATAATTCTATATTCCACGGTCAAGATGGCTTTCCGAGATGTAAATTATACCCAGAGTGTGTCCACGGTGTAGCTAAAGGAAATAATACTGGGTATGGATTGGTCAACAG ATTGTGGATTCTCTTGTTAGCTAAATTCGGAAGAAAATGCGGTGTTGTTAATCAGAGGGAGGATAAAAAAATTCGTGACAAATTATGCGCCTCTTGTTATCACGAAGCCTGGCTTATCAGCTTGTATGATTTTAATCcaataatgttattgttggATCAAA TAACCTACTGCAGCATAAATGGAAACGTGGAATTTTTGCGCAAAGAGTGGATCACATATATACTTGCATTGCAAACCCGTTTCGGCTGTTTTTCCGAATCAATTACTTACGATGAAATGCTCATTCCACCGGACTTTGCGCCCGCGTCGCTGTGGAAGATAGATAAGGGAGTCATGCAGGACCACCCGGCGACAGGGTGCTACCACCCGGCGTCGTCGGCAGCAGCCACTATATTATCTGCAGCCGTCAAATTTATTCTAGAATATACTTTCAAACCTAAGTAG
- the LOC128670052 gene encoding uncharacterized protein LOC128670052 has translation MHFYITIYFKFKLCPTRLENMSSVITVYYFSVILLVSAFGSRKVGLKKPDTIEPDIPQKSDLDTYLTSLENMIKFYVKNPNEIDVNSVFGFFLMNVNLNSVLIKKAQALPLTLANRFKNLVEKNKRIVAYFRMMASQSQLQSPRHKKLKKLSTLFSNESYWISKIKQADSTQIQDPPQMGSKDILVHFSSWPEYKEEIDNLGRLMPPFALTEKCLVIVAENPVNYGTSSAPNCIMPHECINGISAGNDIGLGLVNRLLILLQARFGRRCAVLNETEDATLVDKLCNTCFKEGLFISMNKYDPLILMMEQITLCSLNGNVEFLRRFWIAHILALQTKYGCFATNIRYAMSNKPVSALPPSNWNMDRENKPNPVTHCLGPASAGAAAIISAAIKYILEIYF, from the exons atgcatttttacataacgatttatttcaagtttaaACTTTGTCCAACACGATTGGAAAATATGAGTTCCGTAATcactgtttattatttttctgttatatTGTTGGTGTCTGCGTTTGGCAGTCGGAAAGTGGGTTTGAAGAAACCTGACACTATAGAGCCTGATATCCCACAAAAGTCAGACTTAGATACGTACTTGACTTCTTTAGAAaacatgataaaattttacgtaaaaAATCCAAACGAGATCGATGTGAATTCAGTGTTTGGATTCTTTCTGATGAACG tgaACCTCAACAGCGTCCTTATAAAAAAAGCCCAAGCCTTGCCCTTAACATTGGCAAACAGATTCAAAAATTTAGTGGAGAAGAACAAGAGGATTGTGGCGTATTTTCGAATGATGGCGTCGCAATCACAGCTTCAATCGCCACGTCATAAAAAgcttaaaaaat TGTCTACTTTATTTTCCAATGAATCATATTggatatcaaaaataaaacaagctgACAGCACGCAAATTCAAGACCCCCCACAGATGGGCAGTAAAGACATTCTGGTACACTTCTCCAGCTGGCCAGAGTACAAAGAGGAGATAGATAATTTAGGGAGATTGATGCCGCCGTTTGCTCTTACTG AGAAGTGCTTGGTTATAGTGGCTGAGAACCCAGTAAACTATGGTACATCTTCCGCACCAAATTGCATAATGCCCCACGAATGCATTAATGGTATATCAGCGGGCAACGATATTGGGCTAGGATTGGTCAACAG ATTGCTGATATTACTTCAAGCGCGATTCGGACGTCGCTGTGCCGTGTTAAATGAGACGGAAGACGCGACCTTAGTTGACAAACTTTGCAACACTTGCTTTAAAGAAGGACTGTTCATTAGCATGAATAAATATGATCCCCTCATTTTGATGATGGAGCAGA taacGCTCTGTAGTTTGAATGGGAATGTGGAATTCTTACGGCGCTTCTGGATCGCGCACATACTCGCTTTACAAACCAAATATGGCTGCTTTGCTACGAATATACGTTATGCTATGAGCAACAAGCCAGTAAGCGCTTTGCCGCCTTCTAACTGGAACATGGACCGCGAGAATAAACCCAATCCTGTCACCCACTGCCTCGGACCGGCTTCAGCGGGAGCGGCTGCCATCATATCGGCAGCTATCAAATATATactagaaatttatttttaa
- the Pgk gene encoding phosphoglycerate kinase, whose amino-acid sequence MALNKLSIDALNLSGKRVLMRVDFNVPLKEGVITNNQRIVAALDSVKYALDKGAKSVVLMSHLGRPDGQANLKYTLKPVAEELKKLLNRDVTFLPDCVGSEVEAACADPPVGSLILLENLRFHVEEEGKGLDASGAKVKADPEKVKAFRASLRKLGDLYINDAFGTAHRAHSSMLGEGFEQRASGFLLKKELQYFAKALHEPERPFLAILGGAKVADKILLIENLLDKVNEMIIGGGMAYTFLKETKGMAIGNSLYDADGAKIVTKLLEKAVKNNVKVHLPVDFVTADKFDENAQVGEATVESGIPEGWMGLDVGPKSRELFAEPIARAKVIVWNGPAGVFEFEKFAGGTRALMDGVVKATANGTVTIIGGGDTATCCAKWGTEDKVSHVSTGGGASLELLEGKVLPGVAALSDA is encoded by the exons ATGGCGCTAAATAAGCTTAGTATTGATGCTCTAAATTTATCTGGAAAGCGAGTACTAATGAG AGTTGATTTCAATGTACCGCTGAAAGAGGGTGTTATCACAAACAATCAGCGTATCGTAGCGGCTTTAGATTCTGTCAAATATGCCCTGGACAAGGGTGCAAAGTCAGTGGTACTCATGTCACATTTGGGCAGACCTGACGGCCAAGCCAACCTGAAATACACCTTAAAACCAGTTGCAGAGGAACTTAAAAAGCTTTTGAACAG GGATGTCACCTTTTTACCTGACTGTGTTGGATCAGAAGTTGAGGCTGCTTGTGCTGACCCACCTGTTGGCTCTCTAATTTTGCTCGAGAACCTGAGATTCCATGTTGAAGAGGAAGGCAAAGGTCTTGATGCCAGTGGAGCCAAAGTCAAAGCTGATCCCGAAAAAGTCAAAGCTTTCAGAGCTAGCCTGAGGAAGCTGGGAGATCTGTACATCAATGATGCTTttg GCACAGCACACAGAGCTCACAGCTCCATGTTGGGAGAAGGGTTCGAACAGAGGGCTAGTGGTTTCTTGTTGAAGAAAGAATTACAGTATTTTGCCAAGGCCCTTCATGAGCCAGAgag GCCATTCCTTGCCATTCTTGGTGGCGCTAAAGTGGCCGACAAGATATTGCTGATTGAAAATTTACTGGACAAAGTTAATGAAATGATCATTGGTGGTGGTATGGCATACACATTCCTTAAGGAGACCAAGGGCATGGCT atTGGCAACTCTTTATATGACGCCGACGGAGCTAAAATTGTGACCAAGCTGCTGGAGAAAGCTGTCAAGAACAATGTGAAAGTTCACCTGCCTGTTGACTTTGTGACTGCTGATAAGTTTGATGAGAATGCACAG GTGGGTGAGGCTACTGTGGAATCAGGTATTCCTGAAGGCTGGATGGGTTTGGATGTTGGACCCAAGTCCAGGGAGCTCTTTGCTGAGCCTATTGCCAGGGCTAAAGTTATTGTGTGGAATGG ACCCGCGGGAGTGTTTGAGTTCGAGAAGTTCGCTGGCGGCACCCGCGCGCTCATGGATGGCGTCGTGAAGGCCACTGCCAACGGAACTGTCACTATTATTG GTGGCGGAGACACGGCCACTTGCTGCGCTAAATGGGGCACCGAAGACAAAGTGTCTCACGTCTCCACCGGCGGCGGCGCTTCCTTGGAGTTGCTCGAAG gtAAAGTGCTACCCGGCGTTGCCGCTCTTTCGGACGCATAA